TAAAACTGTAgctcatgtgttttattttgactccAGGTGAGACTGGTATCGGGAAGTCTACCCTGATGGATACGCTGTTCAACACCAACTTTGAAAACTTTGAGTCATCCCACTTTGAGCCACAGGTGAAGCTACGAGCTCAGACCTATGACCTGCAGGAGAGTACCGTCAGGCTGAGATTAACCGTGGTCAACACTGTGGGATTTGGAgatcaaatgaacaaacaggagAGGTGAGAGTAGCAATGTGTACACAAGAAGAGGGACGATGGCATTGGAGTGTGACTGAATTATGTTTCAATATATATCCTACTTATATTTACAGCTATTCTAAAATATTCTGTTTACTGTTGATAAAAGCCAAATGCCTGATCCTCCTCATATGTTTCCTCTAGCTACCAGCCTGTGGTGGACTACATTGACAGGCAGTTTGAGAGTTATCTGCAGGAGGAACTAAAAATCAAACGATCACTTCACAACTACCATGACTCGCGAGTCCACGCCTGCCTTTACTTCATCTCACCCTCGGGACATTCACTTAAATCTTTGGACCTGGTCACCATGAAGAAACTAGACAGCAAGGTAGGTGAAGTATCTGCATGGATGTTTGTGTATATTTGCTTCCTGGGCAGACTGTAttgtttgtcacacacacacacacacacacacacacacacacacacacacacacacacacacacacacacacacacacacacacacacacacacacacacacacacacacacacacgattaagTTTGCAGTTCATCCTATCATAAATgggtttgtttgtgattttcagtaaaaaaaaactgcactgaggacagagactttaaagcagcttttacAGTAGAGGAAGTCAGAGAAACACTCCAACCCTGTTATTTCAGTTCCTCTTCATTATCAGATAGTTATCACACATCCTGTCATGGTAAACTTTTAAAATACTGATTCGTCATCTAAGGCAGTCAACATTTACCAAGAATGTTGAGAATTTACCAACATGGTGTTATTCTTGTTCTGTGAAATCAGCCTCCCATGAACTAAAAGTTTTGCAAACCTCAATATAAACATGAGTAAGCGAGAGACAGTAGACAGTTCTGCATAGTAACTATGCTGTGGTTGGATTTTAGAATATAAATGGGTCTTTTTTTGTATCCTGCTGTAAGACATTCACTGTCCAGCCCCTCCCATCTCTCTTGAATTGGTCAGAAACTTTCCCATGCTCCCTGTGTGTAGTCACTTGTgctgttttaatgtgtgtgatTTCACCGCTCTGGAGTGTTAGTAACCCTGGATATGCGTGTGAATGGAGCAGAAAAAACAGTGGAATGCTGTAATCActtcacgcgcacacactccatttgtccttttgtgtgcGATGCGCCCCAGAAAGAGCCGTTTGTAAGATGGGCAGCGCTGACAGCGACACAGCCAGTCACTCAGACAGCTGTTTGAACAGATCTCCTAGCAGCCTTTTGCCTCCTCTGCTGAGATCGCTGTGTGCTCTGCTTGTGTGTTCGGGTGTGTGGTCTGGCCCATAAACTTGTCAAGTGACAACTTATTCCAAGCCCCTCTCTGGTATGagatgagagacagacagacaggaatgTGGGGCGACTTGGAaagcagagcagccagaaaTAACCCAAGTCAACTTTGTTTAtataactttatttaaaaactgttctTACAGAATATTTTGGAAGGGACAGAGAAGAAATACTGTTGGAATAGTCTGCTTTTTGTATTGGTGGGCGTATATTACACCAGAGTCACTCAGCTTAGTGCTTTTACTTTCAGCTGATACGGAACTGAACTgaacaataaatacaattgtAGCCACACCTTAGTGACCATATGTGAACTGAGCTTAATGTTAAATGTCCTTAGAACATGCTAAAATAATGAGTCACTATGATTTGTCATAAGTGATGCTGTGTATTATAATttaagctgttttacagtataatgaatTCTTTGAGATAAAGGTAGAAAGCAAACATAAAAGTGTAGCTCTGGCGAGAAGTGAGACGTGATTTTAAACCATTTGTATATAATTGTAATAGAGGAAATGTTCCAAAGCTTCTCCTTAGTTGTATTGTCTTATTATATTGCTTTAAAATAgtgtaaatattaaacaatagCTGTGTAAAATGTCTCATCCGGTGATAGGTGAACATTATTCCTGTCATTGCCAAAGCTGACACCATCAGTAAGACGGAATTGCACAAGTTCAAGATCAAAATCATGAGTGAGCTCGTTAGCAACGGGGTCCAGATCTACCAGTTCCCTCTGGATGATGAGACTGTATCCAAAGTCAACACTACCATGAACGTAAGACGAGACACACGCACCCACATTCTAGTAGTTTTCTCTTGGAGCTCCTTCAGCTTCACATATCAGAcctggtacttttattttgtagggtcATCTGCCCTTTGCTGTCGTAGGCAGCACAGAAGAAGTCTGCGTTGGCAATAAGATGGTTAAAGCTCGTCAGTATCCCTGGGGTGTAGTACAAGGTAAGATGGATTTGTGTTTATACCCACCTATTATTTCCTTAACGTGCTATTTCACTCCTTTAGCAGAAATACTGCTGTCAAAGTATTCAACACATGGGAAGGTTTTGAAGTTGCCACATTCCTGCTGAGTATGGTTTGCGTGTAAAAACTTGCATTAAAACCAGCCGTGTCCTACTTCTGGCAGCTACCAGCTTTCAGTAAAAGAATAGGACACATTTGTCATGTTTATAATGCTGCTGTAGATGCTTTTCAGCCTAATATTTGTAGGTTCGGAGTAAAAACAGTGAAAAGTGTAGCTAGAGGGCTAACCATCAACTTGCGTGTCCACTGATGCGTGTTAGTGGAAAACGAGAACCACTGCGACTTTGTGAAGCTGAGGGAGATGCTGATCTGCGTAAACATGGAGGACCTGAGggagcagacgcacacgcgccaCTACGAACTGTACAGACGCTGCAAGCTGGAGGAAATGGGCTTCAAAGACACCGACCCGGAGTGCAAACCTGTCAGGTGAGCTGCCACCGCGCACCGGGCACCTGCATCGGTACGAGGGGGAGCTGTCAACAGGCgactgatctgtgtgtgtgtgtgtctgtgcagtctGCAGCAGACCTACGAGGCCAAGCGTCAGGAGTtcctggtggagctgcagaagagagaggatgagatgaGGCAAATGTTTGtacagagggtgaaggagaaggaggctgaGCTGAAGGAGGCTGAGAGAGAGGTATGTGGACGTGTCAGAAGTACGGCTGCAGGCTTTTTGCACCGTGAATGGAAATTTGTTTAGAATATTATTTCATATGTGCTGGGTATTTCTGTAACTCGGTTGTGTGGTTTTAGCTGCAGAGCCGTTTCGAGCAGCTGAAGCGCCTCCATGCAGAGGAGAAAGCGGCTCTTGAGGAAAAGAAGAGGCTCCTGGATGACGACCAGAGTTCCTTCAGCAAAAgacgagctgcagctcagctcctgcaggcACAGAGTCTCACCGCCAACGGCAAGAAGGACAAGGACCGCAAGAAGTAAGACATAAGTAAAACATATAGCTGATACAGAACATTTTGCCACTTTACATTTAGCATCTAAACGAAAACTAGTCACaatttgctgttgttgctgtataaaatgtttgtctttctcaTTTAACTTTCTCTCTTTAGCTCTGGCTTCATGTGAAGACCTTGAGGTACACTCCACTAAGACCAGTATAACCAGTGACACTATGCCTACATCTTTTCCGGCCCCTAGTGGCTTGTCTCCAACACTAATCAGGAAAACCTCACACAAACCATCAGTGTATGTGTTTAATTATGTGCCAAAGTTTATTGACTGTACTCATATGTCCTCCGTACACTTTGTTTAATCGTAGTTTTAATCGTCTTTGTGGCTTTTATACCTCCTTGtgtaatgttttatatttatccTGTATTGTTTTTGTATCAAACTCTATATTTTCTATACACCTCCCCTGTTGTCACACATCACTAGAGACTGTACAGATCACAGGATGTGATAAGGTACAAACAATACAGTGTAAAAGACTCCACCAGTTACTCTTCATCACTTTTAGAGTTTCATAGCTCATGTATCAGAGTGTTTCTCCAGACACGTGTTCTTTCTGAGACAGTCCAACAACTGCACCATGTTGCCAGTTCGTTACATGGCCCTTTCTGTCAGGAGGGAATCTCAGAAGCAAGTTAAAATGCAAAATTCCATTATCCATCTCTTATTATATCGTCAACTGATCCCCGTCGCCCTGCAGGAAAACGTAAACTAGTCCTGGGTGGACATGAACATGTAGTCAACCAGCCATGTTACAGGATCCATGCGTTTAAAAGGGGTTTGAGT
This genomic interval from Betta splendens chromosome 21, fBetSpl5.4, whole genome shotgun sequence contains the following:
- the septin10 gene encoding septin 10 encodes the protein MASSDVARQPDKGTRPLSLAGHVGFDSLPDQLVNKSVCQGFCFNILCIGETGIGKSTLMDTLFNTNFENFESSHFEPQVKLRAQTYDLQESTVRLRLTVVNTVGFGDQMNKQESYQPVVDYIDRQFESYLQEELKIKRSLHNYHDSRVHACLYFISPSGHSLKSLDLVTMKKLDSKVNIIPVIAKADTISKTELHKFKIKIMSELVSNGVQIYQFPLDDETVSKVNTTMNGHLPFAVVGSTEEVCVGNKMVKARQYPWGVVQVENENHCDFVKLREMLICVNMEDLREQTHTRHYELYRRCKLEEMGFKDTDPECKPVSLQQTYEAKRQEFLVELQKREDEMRQMFVQRVKEKEAELKEAERELQSRFEQLKRLHAEEKAALEEKKRLLDDDQSSFSKRRAAAQLLQAQSLTANGKKDKDRKNSGFM